CAAAGTAATAAATAGTCTGAAAAGATTGACGTCGCTTCAAAGTAATAAGTAAAAAAAGGTCGACCCAACAATGAAATAATGGAAGAATAGATAAAGTCAACAccgtaacaaaataaaaatgtaaatgaaatagtAATATTTTCGTGGAGCGAAATTCGTCCGGCTTTGATTTTGCCGGAGCCCGTAAAATATTTCCTGCGGTAGGCATATGGCGAGGGGTAGAGTTCCCAGAAAGTTCCCACGGTCAATAGCTTTCATGGCGGTGATGCTTGAAAGTGCTCGAGGGTCCCTCCCTCCCCTGCCGCTCGTTATTCGCAACATTTTCGAAAAACGTCCTTCTGAGAAGTGGCCTAGCGAGCGGGCCAGGAAAACCGATAAATCTTCCGCACGTTTTATACGCACCGTCGAACCGAAAATTATAAGAACCGTAATCGATCGTAAAATTCCTCCTACGTCCCGCCCTGGGAATCGATAGTACGGTTTCCGTAGATCCTAATCCCCGTTGAAAATGGGCTCCTTTAAttacctcctcctcctcctcctcctgcttCTCTTCATCCTCCCCCTTCTCTTCGCTATCGATTACCTGCGGCTATTTCGGCCGGGATAATTTCAGACAAAATTCCACAGTAAAATGTAATAGGTCAATTGCAGGTACATCCATAAAATTCCGTCCCTTTGGATTTTCTCATAATTCTGGCATTTTCTCAAATTATCAATTTCAGCATTCTTGCTGTATTATTTTTCACGTAATTGTTTCAACATTCAACGCGAGATACCGCAAATATTGCAGAAATGATGCCGTCGAAACAATTCATCTAACCCGTGGTTGATTAACAGAAAGCCGTGTAGAAGGCGGTAAACCGTACAATTTCGATCCGGCGTGCAACCGGAAATCGATAGCTATTTATTCGGGTCGGACTCGTCCGACCAAAAACGAAAGCAACCTGCCGTCGGATAATTCATTCAAATGCCTTCGTTTCCCGAGAGAAAACAATCCGGAAACGGCTGAGTGTCCGGCATGGGCAGCTTTTCCCGCCGAAAGTCGTGCGATGAATCACTCATTGAGGACTCGATACGTCCGATTGTTTATTTTCGAGTACGTGCCAGGGGAATCGTTGCTCGCCGGTGTCGTCGAACCGACGGAGCGCGGCAAACCCGAAGTAATCTCAAAAACGGAGGCCAATGTGGAGGAACCGGCAACGCGCAGGGTCGCGAGAATGAAAGAAAACCCGTCGAGGAATCGTCACTGACTGTCGGCGATGAGTGCCAGCCTCGTGTAAATAAACAAACCGACGTAAGCGTACAGCCGCGTACTACCGGCGGGTAAACGCGGCGCGAGAAAAGAAGCTCCGACGAAAAAAAGATTCGCACGAGCACACgttcgtcctctctctctcccccctcggCACGCTACACCTTGACACTCGACATCGGTTTCGGACACCGGTGAGGCAGAATGTTTTTTTCCAGGATTTCTCCGGGAGGCTGTCGGGAATCCCGTCCGAGAAATAGTTAACGAGACTTACCGTGTGTTCGACGATCCCCGGAGCACGTCGTCCTCGCTGTGTAACACCACTCTCACACATATATTTACGATGGGAGTATCGCGCGGATTTTTGGCAGCGACCATGCATAAAACGGACACCGACACAGGGCCCCCTTTACGGAACTGAAGTAACGTTGACACACGGCAGGCTCGTGAACAAAGACCACGCACGATTTCAAATCCCTCGTACCCGATTGGGTCGGGGCCGGCACGTGACCGGGCTGGCGCTGTCGGATTGGACGGCCGCGGCACGATTCGCGAGGACACTTTGAACGGATCCGCTAAATGCACATGGCCGACAAAGGGATGCTGGCGACGGGATTTTTCTTCGAACGATTTCTGGATGGATCGGTTACGTTTCCGATCCGATTCGGACTCGCGGGGATCGATCGCCGCAAGAACGGTCGGGAAACGTGCACAGGGTCTGCTCGGTGGCGCACGATTGACAGAAACCGACCTGTGTTTTCCCCTAACCTTCCCCACTACCAAAATGGCCGAGCCCGAATTAACCGCGAGAAAATGCCTCGGCGTCGATCGAgattattttcttttatcacCGAATCGGTCTTGAAAAATAGTCTGGATTTTTACGGATCGGTTAAGATGgaatttcgttctaacttcgcGGCAGGAGAGCGTGAATTAATTGCGCCGAAGGATCACCAATGTTGGACGAGTCCATCGTCGCGTGAAGGGGAGCATGGCAGATCCATTTAAGAATGAACCATTACGATAATGGCGGGAATGCACACACGCGCGTTCCGATTTCGACGGTTTGGCGCGAGAAAATGTACACGCGACGATTCGACCGTTCTGACACTGTTTCTCGAACGAAATTGATCGGAAATGAAACGAGGAAGACGATTATTTCCCTGTAATTCGCACGGAACGTGAACTTTCGGTACCACCGAGGTCAATAGACGTGCTCGTGTGTCCACTTCCTTTCAGAAGTTTGTTATATTTTGTTGAACAAAAATGTATAATTACCGCGGATATGATCCTACagcggtttgtataaaatagacGAGATTTATAAACGAAAACAAAATACATATCAATGTAAACGTGCGTAGACTTTACAATAGTCTCACGATTTAGCATGGCACTTGAATTTCTACTCCTAATAATCAATTCTAATCTAATTCCCCCTTTGCATAAAATTTAACGACTTCTCCAATGTATCGCTTaagggaaaaaagaaaaagatactTATAAATGCTCCTGATACCTTATTTAGGTCCCCTGGTCCCATCTGTATCTTGCTTATTTCTCATTCCTTATCCATGCTCATGTTATTGCACGTGTTTCCGTATCTTTGCAACGACTTTTTATAAAACTATGCATGTAACGATTATAAACTGTGAAAGTCATACAACATTCTTAAACTCTATCTGAAATAGTCAGTCTGCGACGTTCGACAACGTACTAATTCATTGATTCCTCGGTGAACTTTTACCCTGCATCCCTTatctgttattattaatatttctatcGTTCTGGTAAGCTTTGGTTCGCTGAGTTGACTCTCCGGCCCGTTCGATTAAACGTTCGCCACCGCCGGTATTATTTTCATGTATATTTGAATGCCTCTCAGAAATATGTCTTTGTTTAGATACTCGTCGTTATCGTGAAGCAGAATTGTTGTCTTGTTCATCGGCGAGAAACCGATGGCGGGAATCCCGACCTGCACAACAAGTAAACATGATCTTTATTAATTTTATCTAGTATTTTTAAGATactatatattgatatatatataagatgGGATATCTATAATACAGTTAAGATAAcatgtatagtatatatttagtatatgcAAACATTACAATTCTTATTCTATAACATTGCCTGAAGATACTTTTATGCATGGACCTCCAATGACCCATAATACCAATTAtcaaatatacattataattgtGTACCAACATATATCAGCAATTGCAAGAAGACTTAATATCTCATGAGTATGATTTGACTGCGgatattatgcatttatagcacaAATGGATAAACGAAACACAAAGTgttgaaagaatttaaaaatactgttgcattactTTCACTGTATTAACATCTTAAAAAGAATATATTGGTCTAACTTCTGTTCTGTATGGTCGATGAggaaagtttttattttgcacaaagctCCGCAATTTAATTATTACTTTTAGTAGAAACGAAATATCAAATGGTCAATGGACGTGGATAGCCGTTAACCctgaactttttccttaacggaGATTTTGTTGGATACAGAACGAATCAGCAGTGTTATAGAATGTTCGATTGCAGTAGCCGAACAATGCTTTTATTCGTACCTTTCGTACATAACGACTGTCAGTACCTCCCGGGAATATTCCCGAATCCAAAGTGATTCCCAAATCGTCGCAGGCTTTCTTGAAAGCAAGCCAGTAAGGATTGCTATCGTCCACCTTTGTGTTAGGAACCTTCGAGTTCTTCTGCTCGAACGAGTATGTGACATTTTCGCCAGCCTCCTTACACCATTTTTTAATCATGGCTTCAAATTCCTCATGATCGATAGAAGGATCCAGACGGATGTCGAAAATAGCGGTCAACGATGGTGGCACCACGTTCGTTTGTATTCCAccctgaaacaaaatcattcccCAACATTAGCAACGAACGATTCACAATCATTAAACTCGTCAGTCGTTTGAGTGTCCTTGAAGCTTATCGACATACTTACTCCGGGGGATTATCCTGAGCGCACAGACATACAAAAAAGACAAAAATTTCGACATGATGCGATGCGAGTTTTAGAGAATCTTGAAGAAAATACGTACCTTCAGCTGCGTCAAGTTAATGGTGGTAACGTCACCCAACTTAAGTTTCCCGTCTTTCAGCTTTTCCTTCTCTTTAGCTCTCAGATCCATGAAGCGGTCGATGATTGTTCTAACCTTCTCCCCAGCTGTGTTATCTAACAAAAGGGACCCGTGACCAGGTGTGCCATTGCACTGTACCTCCACGTGCCAAATAGACCTCTCGCCATAGAACATATAGAACATCTCTTCCGGACAGGCTACTCCTTCATCCAACGCGAAGCCAACGTTCAGGTCCTTAAAGTCTTGGGTTTCCACAAACTTCTTCATCCCGAGGGCTCCACCGATTTCTTCGTCCGGCACGAAGGAAATGTGGATCGTCCGTTTGAAACGTTGTTTGTCTAGCTTCAGACGACGTATGGCTTCCAGATACTGTATTCCGACGCATTTCATGTCCTGACTGCCGCGGGCGTAGATGTTGCCCTTCTTGTCCATGTGCGCACTGAATGGCGGATGCGTCCATTTTTCCTGAAAGCATAGTTCCATCAGTGACATGTTCTACACCCCATTAGTAATGCTTGTCCACATGGCTTATTGTAATAAGTAAGCTATGGGATTTACTTTGATAATCTCGAGGCACCAGGTCTAAGTTGAATGTTCATACATATCTCAAGATGATCAATGAGGTACTAGTTCTAATAAATTCAAGACTATTTACTGGAAAAACAGGCACAACATCCATGTGACTATTCAGCAGGATCGATGGTTTCGATGGGTCTGTACCTATCCATGTGATAACCACGATTGGTTTATTAGCATGAACAATGTACTCCTTGATTGGTAGGTCCAAGGTCTTGGCTTGCTTTTGCAGGAACTTAATACAGTCATCTACAAAAAAGCAATATCAAATCAGAATCTTTATGAGCTAGAAAATTGGGTTATAAATAATGATAAGAAGCTCAGATTTGCTATGATGCATTCATATAAAGTGGCATTTTATCTTATCAATTTTGAAGATTAAGGGACCAATCTTATCAGATAATAATTTATGGAATTGTTTTGGGCTTCATAGTCATTGTTTCTTCCGGGATCTCTTCAATATTTCTCAATCTTGTTATTTAACAATCGATGCGATCGAATGGGAATTCAACAAATTCCCAAGCGTCTGAATACCTGCGATGACCCACTGTACCGACAATTTAGGTCAGCCACGAGTCCTCGGTTCCCGGACCTACAGCCTTCGAATTTTCTCTGAAAGATCAGCTTGACCAGAGCGGACGGTAGGTTGAATCACAGGGATTCACCGtgacgagagagcgagaggcgtAAATGAAAAAGTAGGGAaacaaaaatagaaataaaatttcGCAGGCAGGGTGGGGCATGCAATGGCTGGATAGCGTCTTTGACGCTAGCGAATATCCGTCGACGCTGAGGGCCGAAGTCCGCGCGATATTGCCAGGCTTCGGCCAGCCTAATTCCCCAATGAAAGCCGGATAAGTACGTGAGATCGGACGCGGTAATTTGCTTAACGAGGGGAAACGAGGATCGACACCGTTCTGGTGTACGCGTGCACACGACATCTCCGCCGCGGTCGAGGACAAATCAGATTTGTCACCGGTTTTCGGCACGGATAGAACGGTTTTTAGGGGATGTGGTTGCTCACCGTAGTTGATGTTGGGCTGGACCGATGGAATCCGCAGATACTCCCGAAAATTTTCTACAGCTGTTTCGTCCAGCTGAGACTGGGTTTGCGAAGACATTGTGTCACGGAAGCCTGGTGATCGCCGTCTCGAACGCCGCTGTATGTCTCGACTGTGCTCGACTGTCACAGCAGACGCCCGACGACCAGACCACCTCCACCAATTGCCGGTGATTATCGGCGATCACGTGGTACCCGGAGGATCAATTGAACCAATGCCACGAGAAGGGCGGGATGGACGGTTTCGGTTCAAACAAAAACGCGGTGACGACTTCAAAACGTTAGTCGAGGTTTGACCCTAATAGATTGGGCTTTATTTGGATTGCTTTAGCTATAGAACAGCGAAGTCATGTATACTGTATACAAACACAACAAAATTAAATACATGTCCATAGTGTGCTTATACTTTAATTTATCCATTTATACTTTTGAATTGTTCTACTGGAAGCTGATAAGTTgtttttttgaatattctatcAGGAATAACAAAATAAGTAAtcagaaaagagagagaataaagtacatattttgaaagaattatgtattattttttGAATGTAGAAGAAACTGTCTGTAAACGACAACGAGATAATTGAACTTGAATTTTCTGCTCGAAATAGAGCGGCTAGCGTTAATGGCATAATAGACGTACAATCGTACCGATCCACAGCATCAATTCGAACGGAGGTCGCGTGGAGACCATCGGCGGGCATTTTGGACTTAATGATAGCATCTGATTTGAGTAAACTGACAAGATAAttgaagaatgaaaaatttcattcATTTAGCGTGATTGGGTAACGGGATAATGTCAGGTTGATCGAAGATCAAGGAGAAAATAAATTCTAATGAAACGTAATAATGTAATGCTGTTATAGAGGAGGAACAGAGAACGTTGAAAGCGTTTAATTTGAcgagataattataaaaaacgtaATAAAACTGAAGATGGGTACAGGCGAGAATAATAGGTACCAGTAAGAGAGCGCACGTGGGAACTTAATTCGTAAAATGTATTCcgatttattaaattttcatgTATGCCTAAATATGAGCTCTTTACACGTTACgcgataatatatatacatatagtataatACACATACCGTACCGGATCACGTATacacacattatattatatatgtatatattatcaatataggAGTTTGATATCGAAGAACTTGTCTGTGTATGTCTGCGTGTGTGTGGTGTATGAAGTGTATGTATGTTTGTGTAACTGTGTGTTTCACATACATTAATCGGTAGTACGAATTAAATTATCATACAATATGTAGGATAATGCAACGTGGCTATAACTAGGCACATACATGTAACAGTGAAttgcaaataaaaaaaattatgtgttttcgATTTTTCCGATACTATTATAAAGACGAGTCTTCcatcttatatatataattatattcctaaatataattatatatatatatgtacatacaataatatatatatataatcactaTGATCTGTTTCTTTATTTACAACATTTAAACTATTGTACTAACGAGTGTGTTACGTCTTCCATTTTCGGTATTTTATCATTATAATGTAGTACTTAGCTTTTCATGTTTTTTCTtctcattaatcattaatataACAGAATGCATCGCTTATTATCAGAATGTCATTATACAGATACGGTAGAATTGTACAACGAATAATTAATTGCAAGCTGAATGCACGTGTGTCTGTCTCTATCTGTCCGCATGTATCTCGCCGCCTCCTCCTCGTTTCTCACTCtatgtgtatatataatatgtatattcgtGTGCCTGTGTATGTTACGCAGTGTATCTGTGTATGTAGCAGCAAAAAGCAATCGTATTACCGCCCCTACTTCTCTTTATCCACATCCAAACATTATCTACCGTCCCTCGAACGGCCtcggagagaattcactgtgtCCCGAGCGAGTATCCGTACTTAAATTTATCTTACAAAAATATTTACAGTGTTTCACAGTTTGCCCTCAGTGATTGACGGGACACGGCAGAAGCCTGTACATCCTTGTCAATACCGACTCCGCCTCACAAACAGCCTGCTCAGAGAGTAACTTACACTAGTATACACGGTTTATTACAAAATATCGGCTAAACTACCGGCTGGAACGCGCAAAACCGGCCCGAATGCAATGTGCAACAACGTTGTATTTAAAATTAAACACGATAAAACTGTCCAAGCtgattaaacaaattaaaactCTTTCATCATCACACAACCTTCAAAAATAGTTACGCAAAATAccgattttatatttcaattgaGCCAATCGTGGTTTGTTTGCAACCTTATTTTGTAAAACTATTATCATTTCTTTAGAATCCTAAACGCAACTGAAACAATTCACCTAGTTCCGTGTCGCGTTCGGGTACGATTTTATGCGCGCCATCGGTACATACAAACAAATGTCAAATACCAAAAATATCCGTTACACCGCGTGCGTCTCGTTTCCTCGAATATCAGAGTCAATGTTGTTCTTTCCAAAGCCGAAAATCGAACGCAAACGGGCCTGGTTCTCTTGCGTTCCCTGGATCGTAGAATCTCTCACACAGTTTTTATGAAATTATCATGCAGAGCTGGACCGAAATGGCCGCCTGTTTACCTAGTTCCGGATTCAAAGGTAGTGTcgacaaagtaaaaa
This genomic stretch from Megalopta genalis isolate 19385.01 chromosome 5, iyMegGena1_principal, whole genome shotgun sequence harbors:
- the LOC117220922 gene encoding aminoacylase-1, with translation MSSQTQSQLDETAVENFREYLRIPSVQPNINYDDCIKFLQKQAKTLDLPIKEYIVHANKPIVVITWIGTDPSKPSILLNSHMDVVPVFPEKWTHPPFSAHMDKKGNIYARGSQDMKCVGIQYLEAIRRLKLDKQRFKRTIHISFVPDEEIGGALGMKKFVETQDFKDLNVGFALDEGVACPEEMFYMFYGERSIWHVEVQCNGTPGHGSLLLDNTAGEKVRTIIDRFMDLRAKEKEKLKDGKLKLGDVTTINLTQLKGGIQTNVVPPSLTAIFDIRLDPSIDHEEFEAMIKKWCKEAGENVTYSFEQKNSKVPNTKVDDSNPYWLAFKKACDDLGITLDSGIFPGGTDSRYVRKVGIPAIGFSPMNKTTILLHDNDEYLNKDIFLRGIQIYMKIIPAVANV